In the genome of Acidobacteriota bacterium, the window AAAGAAAAGATACGTGCTTGCCCCACCCTCCCGTGCGCGCATAATGACTCCCTAAAAATTTCTATCCACAATTGGGCTTGACAAGTGTTGACACGCTTAGTATACTTGTGTTACTGTTTTAATACAGTAAAACAATGCTATGGAAAAACAGTTAGCTACAAAGCAGGCAAATGAACTTTTTGAAGCGATTTTGTCGCTCAAATCGGCTAAAGAATGCAAAGCATTCTTACGGGACCTATGCACTCTATCGGAAATTGAAGCGATGATAGAGCGTTTTCAGGTTGCCAAAATGGTTAAAGATAAGGTCCCCTATCGGGAAATTAGCGAGAAAACCGGTTCAAGCACCGCCACCGTTACCCGTGTAGCCCATTGGTTCCATCATGGGATGGGTGGCTATAATCTTGTGCTTGACCGCATGAAATAACCGAATCAAGCACCCGAGGTTTCAGCCACCCGTTCAAATGAACGGGTTTTTTATTTTTATCAATCAACTACCAATTATTATGAACAAGATTCAACCAACAATTCTTAAAGGGACACGCGATTTTCTTCCGCAGGAAATGATGCGGCGTAATGCTGTAATGGAAATTATCCGTAAGGCATTTGAGCAATTCGGGTATTCCC includes:
- a CDS encoding YerC/YecD family TrpR-related protein, whose product is MEKQLATKQANELFEAILSLKSAKECKAFLRDLCTLSEIEAMIERFQVAKMVKDKVPYREISEKTGSSTATVTRVAHWFHHGMGGYNLVLDRMK